The Syngnathus scovelli strain Florida chromosome 18, RoL_Ssco_1.2, whole genome shotgun sequence genome contains a region encoding:
- the LOC125986102 gene encoding MORN repeat-containing protein 3-like: protein MPFLKKARLSLPRSTVIDKAAKKSGLRGTIFSVNGDNYTGEWLDNKKHGWGTQEWKSSGAIYNGEWKYGKHDGYGVFSVLLPDTKKYTMQYCGEWKNGMKHGHGSFFDVHATYEGEWSEDNRSGWGRLTYKCGDLYEGEWLWDKEDGAGVIQFDNGNWYEGSWKGGKKNGHGKFYYADKGLIYEGLWVDGDAKCGTLSDFGRETAPFPTKYPIPRVTLVDMKRVLSEAESVYVDES, encoded by the exons ATGCCGTTCCTTAAAAAAGCTCGACTCAGCCTGCCTCGCTCAACAGTAATAGACAAAGCAGCAAAGAAATCCGGACTGCGTGGAACGATATTTTCAGTCAATGGAGATAACTACACCGGAGAGTGGTTGGACAATAAAAAACATG GTTGGGGAACCCAAGAGTGGAAATCATCTGGTGCGATTTACAATGGCGAGTGGAAATATGGCAAACACGATGGCTACGGTGTTTTTAGCGTACTACTGCCAGATACCAAGAAGTATACCATGCAGTACTGCGGAGAGTGGAAAAATGGAATGAAACAC GGACATGGCTCCTTTTTTGACGTGCATGCAACGTATGAGGGAGAGTGGAGTGAGGATAATCGGAGTGGTTGGGGGCGACTCACCTATAAATGTGGGGATCTCTACGAGGGCGAGTGGCTATGGGATAAGGAAGATGGAGCCGGTGTGATTCAATTTG aCAATGGGAACTGGTACGAAGGATCTTGGAAGGGCGGTAAGAAAAACGGGCATGGGAAGTTCTACTATGCTGACAAAGGTCTCATTTATGAAGGCCTTTGGGTAGATGGTGATGCAAAATGTGGGACTTTGTCTGATTTTGGAAGAGAAACAGCACCATTCCCCACCAAGTATCCAATTCCACGG GTAACACTAGTGGACATGAAAAGAGTGTTATCAGAAGCCGAGTCAGTATACGTGGATGAAAGTTGA